A portion of the Streptomyces platensis genome contains these proteins:
- a CDS encoding inositol monophosphatase family protein → MSRALRRAGVDRHHTAATEAAARAAAELLRRRTAPGDVRVKAGDGLVSEADTAAERAVLEVLRERTPECGVLAEEAGALPGPGPRWIVDPLDGTTNYLRGLPDYAVALALAEGDRLLLCVIHFPETGTVFTAVAGDGAYRDGVRMRPAGPSPGRPLVGTGFGTEGVVREEQCSVADRLLRAGFEIREPGSASTGLCRVACGAYDGYLEFGIGPWDAAPGALLVTEAGGTVSGWGGGPFGVDEGHLVAAAPAFHNSLVTAGGPCPPAVRRKETA, encoded by the coding sequence GTGAGCCGGGCTCTCCGCCGGGCCGGTGTGGACCGGCACCACACGGCGGCGACGGAGGCCGCCGCCCGCGCGGCCGCGGAGCTGCTGCGCCGCCGCACCGCTCCCGGGGACGTCCGCGTCAAGGCCGGGGACGGGCTGGTGAGCGAGGCCGACACGGCGGCCGAGCGGGCGGTGCTGGAGGTGCTGCGGGAGCGCACACCGGAGTGCGGGGTACTCGCGGAGGAGGCCGGCGCCCTGCCCGGCCCCGGCCCCCGGTGGATCGTCGACCCGCTCGACGGCACCACCAACTACCTGCGCGGTCTGCCCGACTACGCGGTCGCCCTCGCGCTGGCCGAAGGCGACCGCCTGCTGCTGTGCGTCATCCACTTCCCGGAGACCGGCACCGTCTTCACGGCCGTCGCCGGGGACGGCGCCTACCGCGACGGGGTGCGAATGCGCCCGGCCGGGCCGTCCCCGGGCCGTCCGCTGGTCGGCACCGGATTCGGGACCGAGGGAGTGGTCCGCGAGGAGCAGTGCTCGGTCGCCGACCGCCTGCTGCGCGCCGGGTTCGAGATCCGCGAGCCCGGCAGTGCCTCCACAGGGCTGTGCCGGGTCGCCTGCGGGGCCTACGACGGCTATCTCGAATTCGGCATCGGCCCCTGGGACGCCGCACCCGGCGCGCTGCTGGTGACGGAGGCCGGTGGAACGGTCAGCGGCTGGGGCGGCGGGCCGTTCGGCGTGGACGAGGGGCATCTGGTCGCAGCGGCACCGGCATTCCACAACAGCTTGGTGACGGCCGGCGGGCCCTGCCCGCCCGCCGTCCGACGGAAGGAGACGGCATGA
- a CDS encoding aspartate aminotransferase family protein, with product MTAAGEWGLRHPRTVTEEHWAAEQEVIGPGLQAVMLWSKLCVERADGATLTDVDGNRVIDFQGAGGVNSIGHAEPRFVAAMGAQLAVSTAGAFGSPARLEMTRVLKDFLPPELDTVQLYSGGTEAVEAALRLAKSVTGKHEFLSFWGGFHGKTMGSLALTAGARAGLGPLPPGYFSAPYANCYRCPFKLKAPECGFACVEHARDVIKENSTGAMAAIVVEPVQGRSGNVVPPPGYLGALASVAEEFDALLIADEMMTGFGRTGAAFAYQHEDVTPDVLTVGKGMGGGYPVTGVIAAASTMAAAPFSDPSASSSSFGAFPMACRAVAATTDILTSDKLVEHTADLGERLLAELRGLVTDAPLVGDVRGLGLAIGIELVTDKETKAPAPKPLVRDVYLALLRAGVLVMLGGNSLRLYPPLNADPEQTMTAVEIIRQTLTRFPDVP from the coding sequence ATGACCGCTGCCGGGGAGTGGGGGCTGCGGCACCCGCGGACGGTGACCGAGGAGCACTGGGCGGCCGAACAGGAAGTGATCGGCCCCGGGCTTCAGGCCGTGATGCTCTGGTCCAAACTGTGTGTGGAGCGTGCGGACGGTGCGACGCTGACCGACGTCGACGGCAATCGCGTCATCGACTTCCAGGGCGCCGGCGGGGTCAATTCGATCGGGCACGCCGAGCCGCGGTTCGTCGCCGCGATGGGGGCACAGCTCGCGGTGTCCACAGCAGGCGCCTTCGGCTCGCCCGCCCGCCTGGAGATGACCCGCGTCCTCAAAGACTTCCTGCCGCCCGAACTGGACACCGTCCAGCTCTACAGCGGCGGCACCGAGGCCGTCGAGGCGGCACTGCGGCTCGCCAAGTCCGTCACCGGCAAACACGAATTCCTCTCCTTCTGGGGCGGCTTCCACGGCAAGACCATGGGCAGCCTGGCCCTGACCGCCGGTGCCCGGGCGGGCCTCGGCCCGCTGCCGCCCGGCTACTTCTCCGCGCCGTACGCCAACTGCTACCGCTGCCCGTTCAAGCTGAAGGCGCCCGAATGCGGCTTCGCCTGCGTCGAGCACGCGCGGGACGTCATCAAGGAGAACAGCACGGGGGCGATGGCCGCGATCGTCGTGGAGCCCGTCCAGGGCCGGTCGGGAAACGTCGTGCCGCCGCCGGGCTATCTCGGCGCACTGGCCTCCGTGGCCGAGGAGTTCGACGCGCTGCTGATCGCCGACGAGATGATGACGGGCTTCGGCCGGACCGGAGCCGCCTTCGCGTACCAGCACGAGGACGTCACCCCGGACGTGCTCACCGTCGGCAAGGGCATGGGCGGCGGTTACCCCGTCACCGGTGTCATCGCTGCGGCATCGACCATGGCGGCGGCACCGTTCTCCGACCCGAGTGCCAGTTCCTCCAGCTTCGGTGCCTTCCCGATGGCCTGCCGGGCGGTGGCCGCCACCACGGACATCCTCACCTCCGACAAGCTCGTCGAGCACACCGCCGACCTCGGCGAACGACTGCTGGCCGAGCTGCGCGGCCTGGTGACCGACGCCCCGCTCGTCGGGGATGTCCGCGGTCTGGGGCTGGCCATCGGCATCGAGCTGGTCACGGACAAGGAGACCAAGGCGCCCGCCCCGAAACCCCTGGTACGGGACGTCTATCTGGCCCTGCTGCGGGCCGGGGTGCTGGTGATGCTCGGCGGCAACAGCCTGCGTCTCTACCCGCCGCTGAACGCCGACCCGGAGCAGACCATGACAGCCGTGGAAATCATCCGCCAGACCCTCACCCGCTTCCCGGACGTGCCGTGA
- a CDS encoding aspartate aminotransferase family protein, producing the protein MLLDRSFELARKAEEIDALAAKRKNVIASDQMIEGEYPIFVDRTSGAYFWDVDGNRYLDFFLSYGTVVLGHADRDVDDQVIAEIRKGFATGLSKPVQTELVSELLEVIPGAEMAMLMKTGSDATGAAVRLSRSFTGRDRVARFGYNGWHDWCAQWDHGIPRATRDLVHTFAYNDLDSLRALFERHPGEIACVVMMPFEVEPPAPGFLEGVRELTRAHGALLVLDEMRSGFRMALGGAQEYFGVTADLATFSKAFANGYAISALTGRAEVLRRLDRVHISSTFYANSDAMAAALATLRKLRSGPHLERIHTLGSRLQDGLRELTDKYAAPVEVVGHPPMPFLDFRLGSEEENQAAKRSFYTETIRAGVFFHPNHHWFVCAATTEEDIDTAIEAARGGFEALVRDGYTGAVRSGEAAR; encoded by the coding sequence GTGTTACTGGACCGCTCGTTCGAGCTTGCCCGGAAAGCTGAAGAAATCGATGCGCTGGCCGCCAAGCGAAAGAATGTCATCGCCTCCGACCAGATGATCGAGGGGGAGTACCCCATATTCGTCGACCGGACCAGCGGCGCATACTTCTGGGACGTTGACGGAAACCGCTATCTCGATTTTTTCCTGTCGTATGGGACCGTCGTACTGGGTCATGCCGACCGGGATGTCGACGACCAGGTCATCGCCGAGATCCGGAAAGGATTCGCCACCGGGCTGAGCAAGCCCGTGCAGACCGAACTCGTCAGCGAACTCCTCGAGGTGATCCCGGGCGCCGAAATGGCGATGCTGATGAAGACCGGATCCGACGCCACCGGCGCCGCGGTGCGCCTGTCGCGCTCCTTCACCGGCCGTGACCGCGTCGCCCGCTTCGGCTACAACGGCTGGCACGACTGGTGCGCCCAGTGGGACCACGGCATCCCCCGTGCCACCCGCGACCTCGTGCACACCTTCGCCTACAACGACCTCGACTCCTTGCGCGCGCTGTTCGAGCGGCACCCGGGCGAGATCGCCTGCGTCGTCATGATGCCCTTCGAGGTGGAGCCGCCGGCCCCCGGCTTCCTCGAAGGCGTACGGGAGCTGACGCGGGCGCACGGGGCCCTGCTGGTCCTGGACGAGATGCGTTCGGGCTTCCGGATGGCCCTCGGCGGCGCCCAGGAGTATTTCGGTGTCACCGCGGACCTGGCGACCTTCAGCAAGGCGTTCGCCAACGGCTATGCGATCTCCGCACTGACCGGCCGCGCGGAGGTGCTGCGCCGCCTGGACCGCGTACACATCTCCTCGACCTTCTACGCCAACTCCGACGCCATGGCCGCCGCACTGGCGACCCTGCGCAAGTTGCGCTCGGGGCCGCACCTGGAGCGCATCCATACCCTGGGCAGCCGGCTCCAGGACGGGCTGCGCGAGCTCACCGACAAGTACGCCGCGCCGGTCGAGGTGGTCGGCCATCCGCCCATGCCCTTCCTCGACTTCCGGCTCGGCAGCGAGGAGGAGAATCAGGCGGCCAAGCGGTCCTTCTACACCGAGACCATCCGGGCCGGGGTCTTCTTCCACCCCAACCACCACTGGTTCGTGTGCGCCGCCACCACAGAGGAGGACATCGACACCGCGATCGAGGCGGCGCGCGGCGGGTTCGAGGCGCTGGTACGGGACGGCTATACCGGTGCCGTCCGCTCCGGGGAGGCCGCGCGATGA
- a CDS encoding bifunctional 4-hydroxy-2-oxoglutarate aldolase/2-dehydro-3-deoxy-phosphogluconate aldolase — MVDEPLDLAAELAGTRLIAMITEPDAPGVPDVVRELGAAGLRAVELTLTTPTALDAVARVVATGATLVGAGTVRDRATARAAVEAGAHYLLTPGVLPEVLDEAGRLGVPVVCGAFTTTEVMDAWRLGAALVKLFPARLGGPEYTASLCMAFPDIPIVPTGGITAADLPEHFRAGAHAAALGRPLIGDALHSGDLAEVRTRTAELLDAVRAVRAR, encoded by the coding sequence ATGGTGGACGAACCCCTCGACCTCGCAGCCGAGTTGGCCGGCACCCGCCTGATCGCGATGATCACTGAACCGGACGCGCCCGGTGTTCCGGACGTGGTACGGGAGTTGGGCGCGGCCGGACTGCGCGCGGTGGAGCTCACCCTCACCACCCCCACGGCGTTGGATGCCGTGGCCCGCGTCGTCGCCACCGGTGCCACCCTCGTGGGGGCCGGCACCGTGCGGGACCGCGCCACCGCCCGCGCGGCGGTGGAGGCCGGCGCCCACTACCTGCTGACCCCGGGGGTCCTCCCCGAAGTCCTCGACGAGGCCGGGCGGCTGGGCGTGCCCGTGGTCTGCGGAGCCTTCACCACCACCGAGGTCATGGACGCGTGGCGGCTGGGCGCCGCGCTGGTCAAGCTCTTTCCGGCCCGGCTGGGCGGCCCCGAGTACACCGCCTCGCTGTGCATGGCCTTCCCTGACATTCCGATCGTGCCCACGGGCGGGATCACCGCGGCGGACCTGCCCGAGCACTTCCGGGCGGGCGCCCACGCGGCTGCGCTGGGCCGGCCGCTGATCGGCGACGCCCTGCACAGCGGGGACCTGGCCGAGGTGCGGACCCGCACCGCCGAACTGCTGGACGCCGTCAGGGCGGTACGCGCCCGCTGA
- a CDS encoding class I SAM-dependent methyltransferase: protein MQQSVNFSPAADFYDKTRGGEQRGRRIAPAIAERTDPDKLLLDAGMGTGVVALALKESGRSVVGIDLSHAMLTKAVARIGPAVANASLTQLPFGDATFDQAYSVWVLHVVGDQRRGLAEVARVLRPGGRYVVVPGMILFDDQPVSRIMEEIQRRTSEADDRAGKIVPIAEQVGLKAVEVGELEAAVHEHTPAQIADGLEQRMLFHLWAVDDAVFDEKVAPLVQELRALPEPDAPVVRRTRRQVVVFEKQG from the coding sequence GTGCAGCAATCCGTCAATTTCTCTCCGGCAGCGGATTTCTACGACAAGACGCGAGGAGGTGAACAGCGTGGGCGCCGTATCGCTCCGGCAATTGCGGAGCGCACCGATCCGGACAAGCTCCTCCTCGATGCGGGGATGGGCACCGGCGTGGTGGCCCTCGCACTGAAGGAAAGTGGCCGCTCCGTGGTGGGGATCGATCTCTCCCATGCGATGCTCACCAAAGCGGTCGCCCGGATCGGGCCCGCGGTGGCCAATGCCTCGCTCACCCAACTTCCCTTCGGTGACGCGACCTTCGACCAGGCATACAGCGTCTGGGTGCTGCATGTCGTCGGGGACCAGCGCCGGGGTCTCGCCGAGGTCGCCCGGGTACTCCGGCCGGGCGGGCGTTATGTCGTCGTCCCCGGCATGATCCTCTTCGACGACCAGCCGGTCAGCCGCATCATGGAGGAGATCCAGCGGCGCACCTCCGAGGCCGACGACCGGGCCGGGAAGATCGTCCCGATCGCCGAACAGGTCGGCCTGAAGGCGGTGGAGGTCGGCGAGCTGGAGGCGGCGGTGCACGAGCACACCCCTGCCCAGATCGCCGACGGTCTCGAACAGCGCATGCTCTTCCACCTCTGGGCGGTCGACGACGCCGTCTTCGACGAGAAGGTGGCCCCCCTGGTGCAGGAGCTGCGGGCGCTGCCCGAGCCGGATGCCCCGGTCGTCCGCCGCACCCGCCGGCAGGTCGTCGTCTTCGAGAAGCAGGGGTGA
- a CDS encoding PhoX family protein: MDSRVGKSAATCRFKCGQACAGQAPNTSGNVYFGEVLRQVVSRRWSLKAGAVTAGALAAAPLTGSPRAAAAGPTAPGTAFTPVPTGTGDRVVVPEEYRHEVLIRWGDPVLPDAPPFDFDRQTAVAQARQFGVNNDYCALLPLRGRDRWLMVSNHEYATEPLMFGHWDPDRPTEEQVRTAWEAHGLSVVLLERAPGEGLPRVRTDARWNRRITLTTPCEVRGPAAGSRYLRTSADPGGVRVLGTMANCSGGKTPWGTVLSGEENVHVPFAHADAAPTAQQRAALRRYGFAPGPSLRKWERYDRRFDLGREPNEANRFGWIVEIDPYDPHSTPVKRTALGRFKHEAANVVVAPDGRVTAYMGDDERFEYLYKFVSDRRMRTGGSATDREYNQTLLDSGTLYAARFTGDGPAEEIDGSGRLPADGEFDGSGRWLPLAHNGHSFVDGMTAEEVYVFTRQAADRAGATAMDRPEDVEPHPYTGRVYAALTNNDYRGAAGAPAADEANPRAANRDGHVLELEEHGGDATAERFRWRLMLVCGDPAAPGTYYAGYDKSRVSALSCPDNIAFDRHGNLWLTTDNSGRLGNDGLYVVPTEGPERGRVKRFMTIPVGAEACGPVVEDDFVLLSVQHPGEVAGADAQHPASHWPDGGASRPRAAVVAVWRPDGGGIGMAGPSGA, from the coding sequence GTGGACAGCAGGGTGGGGAAGTCGGCGGCGACCTGCCGCTTCAAGTGCGGGCAGGCGTGTGCGGGCCAGGCACCGAACACGTCGGGCAATGTCTACTTCGGGGAGGTGCTGCGGCAGGTGGTGTCCCGCCGGTGGTCGCTGAAGGCGGGCGCCGTGACGGCCGGGGCGCTGGCCGCCGCGCCGCTGACCGGGTCACCGCGCGCGGCCGCCGCCGGCCCGACGGCCCCGGGCACGGCCTTCACCCCGGTGCCGACCGGCACCGGGGACCGTGTGGTCGTCCCCGAGGAGTACCGGCACGAGGTCCTCATCCGCTGGGGCGACCCCGTCCTGCCGGACGCCCCGCCCTTCGACTTCGACCGGCAGACCGCGGTCGCCCAGGCCCGCCAGTTCGGTGTCAACAACGACTATTGCGCATTGCTGCCGCTGCGCGGACGCGACCGGTGGCTGATGGTCAGCAACCACGAGTACGCCACCGAGCCACTGATGTTCGGCCACTGGGACCCGGACCGGCCCACCGAGGAGCAGGTCCGCACAGCCTGGGAGGCACACGGGCTCTCGGTGGTCCTGCTGGAGCGGGCGCCCGGTGAGGGGTTGCCACGGGTGCGGACCGACGCGCGCTGGAACCGCCGGATCACTCTCACCACCCCGTGTGAGGTGCGCGGTCCCGCTGCGGGCTCCCGCTATCTGCGCACCTCCGCCGATCCGGGGGGCGTCCGGGTCCTGGGCACGATGGCCAACTGCTCGGGGGGAAAGACCCCATGGGGCACGGTGCTGTCGGGCGAGGAGAACGTCCATGTGCCGTTCGCCCACGCCGATGCCGCCCCCACCGCGCAGCAGCGGGCGGCGCTGCGACGCTACGGCTTCGCGCCGGGGCCGTCGCTGCGTAAATGGGAGCGCTACGACCGGCGGTTCGACCTCGGGCGGGAGCCCAACGAGGCCAATCGCTTCGGCTGGATCGTGGAGATCGACCCCTACGACCCGCACTCCACACCCGTCAAACGCACCGCGCTGGGACGCTTCAAGCATGAGGCGGCCAATGTCGTCGTGGCGCCCGACGGCCGGGTCACGGCCTACATGGGGGACGACGAGCGCTTCGAGTACCTGTACAAGTTCGTCTCCGACCGCCGGATGCGGACGGGCGGTTCGGCGACGGACCGGGAGTACAACCAGACCCTGCTGGACTCCGGCACGCTCTACGCGGCACGGTTCACCGGCGACGGCCCGGCGGAAGAGATCGACGGCTCCGGACGGCTGCCCGCGGACGGCGAGTTCGACGGATCGGGGCGCTGGCTGCCGCTCGCGCACAACGGCCACAGCTTCGTCGACGGAATGACCGCCGAAGAGGTGTATGTCTTCACCCGGCAGGCCGCGGACCGGGCCGGTGCCACCGCCATGGACCGCCCGGAGGACGTCGAGCCGCACCCGTATACCGGCCGGGTCTACGCCGCACTCACCAACAACGACTACCGGGGCGCGGCCGGTGCGCCCGCCGCGGACGAGGCCAACCCGCGCGCCGCCAATCGCGACGGGCACGTCCTGGAGCTGGAGGAACACGGTGGTGACGCCACCGCCGAGCGATTCCGCTGGCGGCTGATGCTGGTGTGCGGCGACCCGGCCGCTCCCGGCACCTACTACGCCGGGTACGACAAGAGCCGGGTCAGCGCCCTCTCCTGCCCGGACAACATCGCCTTCGACCGGCACGGCAACCTCTGGCTGACGACGGACAACTCCGGACGCCTGGGCAACGACGGGCTCTACGTGGTGCCCACCGAGGGGCCGGAACGCGGCAGGGTGAAGCGCTTCATGACGATCCCGGTCGGGGCCGAGGCCTGTGGACCGGTGGTCGAGGACGACTTCGTGCTGCTGTCCGTGCAGCACCCCGGCGAGGTGGCGGGTGCCGATGCGCAGCACCCCGCCTCGCACTGGCCGGACGGCGGAGCCAGCCGGCCGCGGGCAGCGGTCGTGGCCGTATGGCGCCCGGACGGCGGCGGCATAGGAATGGCCGGTCCTTCCGGGGCGTAA
- a CDS encoding ParB/RepB/Spo0J family partition protein, protein MPGPRPWEGQKPTLVALALLRPSDSPRTAGEDSRHVQVLAESETPLPPILVHRHTMRVIDGMHRLRAAELRGETHAKVVFFDGSEPDAFVLAVRLNATHGLPLSRADRAQAADRVIRSHPQWSDRLIAAATGLAARTVSAIRKRSTENGRQLNTRIGRDGRSRPLSAAEGRRRAGELMARRPEASLREISEAAGIALATTRDVRERLRLGQDPVPPKLRAAELKQTGPNGPGAGGGRKAGAVTVRTMGPAAEPATVPRFETQPALEILRRDPSLRFTEVGRRLMFLLSLHSINAPEWQRLVEAVPAHCSRSVAQVARQCAEEWLWFADRIESNGRMAG, encoded by the coding sequence TTGCCGGGCCCACGGCCATGGGAAGGGCAGAAGCCCACTCTGGTCGCCCTCGCGCTGCTGCGGCCGTCCGACTCGCCCAGGACGGCAGGCGAGGACTCCCGGCATGTGCAGGTGCTGGCCGAGTCCGAGACGCCCCTGCCGCCGATCCTCGTCCACCGCCATACGATGCGAGTGATCGACGGGATGCACCGGCTACGGGCCGCCGAGCTGCGCGGCGAGACGCACGCCAAGGTCGTGTTCTTCGACGGAAGTGAGCCGGACGCCTTCGTCCTCGCCGTACGGCTCAACGCCACCCACGGCCTCCCGCTCTCGCGCGCCGACCGGGCGCAGGCTGCCGACCGGGTGATCCGCAGCCACCCCCAGTGGTCGGACCGGCTCATCGCCGCGGCCACCGGACTGGCCGCGCGCACGGTCAGCGCGATCAGGAAGCGTTCAACTGAGAACGGGCGGCAGTTGAACACCCGTATCGGACGCGATGGGCGTTCCCGGCCGCTGAGCGCGGCCGAGGGGCGGCGGCGGGCGGGCGAACTGATGGCACGTCGTCCGGAGGCATCGCTGCGCGAGATCTCCGAGGCGGCCGGTATCGCCCTGGCCACCACCCGCGACGTCCGCGAACGACTCCGTCTCGGCCAGGATCCCGTCCCGCCCAAGCTGCGGGCGGCGGAACTGAAACAGACGGGTCCGAACGGCCCCGGAGCGGGCGGGGGCAGGAAGGCCGGAGCGGTCACCGTGCGCACCATGGGGCCGGCGGCGGAGCCGGCGACAGTGCCCCGGTTCGAGACGCAGCCCGCCCTCGAGATTCTGCGCCGCGACCCCTCACTGCGGTTCACGGAGGTGGGCCGGCGGCTGATGTTCCTGCTGAGCCTCCACTCCATCAACGCCCCGGAGTGGCAGCGGTTGGTGGAGGCCGTCCCTGCCCACTGCTCGCGTTCAGTGGCGCAGGTGGCCCGCCAGTGCGCGGAAGAGTGGCTGTGGTTCGCGGACCGGATCGAGAGCAACGGGCGGATGGCGGGCTGA
- a CDS encoding helix-turn-helix domain-containing protein — protein sequence MDKSSTPGDRSLADKLNHLFETVSPAGRGPYNSEEAARLLTASGVPISGSYIWLLRRGQRDNPTLRHLEALAKLFGVPPAYFFDDRVTAEVDAQLGLLTALHDSGVHSVALRAAGLSAESLESIREVIERVRELEGLPRDPDEARDRRSGSSAP from the coding sequence GTGGACAAGTCGAGTACGCCGGGCGACCGCTCGCTCGCCGACAAGCTCAACCACCTCTTCGAGACGGTCTCGCCGGCCGGGCGCGGCCCCTACAACAGCGAGGAAGCGGCGCGGCTCCTGACCGCATCAGGCGTACCGATCTCCGGCAGCTATATCTGGCTGCTGCGCAGAGGGCAGCGGGACAATCCCACACTCCGGCACCTCGAAGCGCTCGCAAAGCTCTTCGGTGTGCCACCGGCCTATTTCTTCGACGACCGGGTCACCGCGGAAGTCGACGCGCAACTCGGGCTGTTGACCGCACTGCACGACAGCGGGGTGCACTCCGTGGCGCTGCGCGCGGCCGGCCTCTCCGCGGAGAGCCTGGAGTCCATCCGTGAGGTGATCGAGCGGGTACGTGAACTGGAGGGCCTGCCCCGGGACCCGGACGAGGCGCGCGACCGCCGGTCGGGCAGCAGCGCTCCTTAG
- a CDS encoding ImmA/IrrE family metallo-endopeptidase: MRLSAKRVGALSTRHVKHLRHACQDLIDDLGLPPEFTVPLVAERLGERRGRPIVLAPLELGAGSLYGLWLATATADVIAYESRTTRLHQHHIIAHELAHIIHGHHGSHLDGDSSDLYRLFPDLDPALVRGALARSTYADHQEREAETMASLLLMAASRRPPAQPERTAPEAAGLLARLEHSLGRTGRGPG; this comes from the coding sequence ATGCGCCTTTCAGCCAAGCGCGTCGGCGCCCTTTCAACACGGCACGTCAAACACCTGCGCCACGCCTGCCAGGACCTCATCGACGACTTGGGCCTGCCGCCGGAATTCACCGTTCCCCTGGTGGCGGAACGACTGGGCGAGCGCCGTGGCCGCCCGATCGTGCTCGCCCCGCTGGAGCTCGGCGCAGGCAGTCTCTACGGGCTCTGGCTCGCCACCGCCACGGCGGACGTCATCGCCTACGAGAGCCGCACCACCCGCCTTCATCAGCACCACATCATCGCTCACGAACTCGCCCATATCATCCACGGCCACCACGGCTCACATCTGGACGGCGACAGCTCCGATCTGTACCGGCTCTTCCCGGACCTCGACCCGGCGCTGGTCCGTGGCGCGCTCGCGCGCTCCACCTATGCCGACCATCAGGAGCGGGAGGCGGAAACCATGGCCTCGCTCCTGTTGATGGCCGCCTCGCGCAGACCACCGGCGCAGCCGGAGCGTACGGCCCCGGAGGCCGCCGGGCTCCTCGCGCGCCTGGAACACTCCCTCGGCCGGACCGGCCGGGGGCCGGGCTGA
- a CDS encoding MAB_1171c family putative transporter, with the protein MLFTVIAWITGVSALMAFCYKLPAARRSGNDPALVALCIYFLASGLSFLVDLEPFRTVLSGLLHYPNITTVLSQAAVIVLTAAQQVALVHWAGPPDKAHAESRRRIHVCSAALIVVVTLFFLLAPLKHYESARTVSVMYQTEPHYAVHMGLYVSLCAAGQIEALRLSLRFVGLAQRSWLRRGMIVMSIGASLVLLYCGCRLATLAGRGIGLDMDAFDPIGWVSGDLGSLLQIVGWTLPAWGVHLSAAHQWPAQYRDHRRLRPLWHAVSEAVPAITLDPPPFRRRGPLPPRDIGYCLYRAVIEIRDGQLALLPYADTGAVRRRAEALHLTVEPGSPTGEALLLHTALQARRTGPPAPPTSSASFPHTPHDDFAKEVARLSAVARAFVHVEARARRYGPTRQGTASGRGARLAR; encoded by the coding sequence ATGCTCTTCACCGTTATCGCCTGGATCACCGGTGTCAGTGCGCTGATGGCGTTCTGCTACAAGCTTCCGGCCGCACGGCGCAGCGGCAACGACCCCGCACTGGTGGCTCTCTGCATCTACTTCCTCGCGTCCGGCCTGAGCTTCCTCGTCGACCTCGAGCCCTTCCGCACCGTTCTCTCGGGCCTTCTGCACTACCCGAACATCACCACCGTCCTGTCCCAGGCCGCGGTGATCGTGCTGACCGCGGCCCAGCAGGTGGCCCTGGTCCACTGGGCAGGACCGCCGGACAAGGCGCACGCCGAGTCCCGGCGCCGGATCCACGTGTGCAGTGCCGCACTGATCGTGGTGGTCACACTCTTCTTCCTGCTCGCCCCCCTCAAGCACTACGAGAGCGCCCGGACCGTCTCCGTCATGTACCAGACGGAACCGCATTACGCCGTCCACATGGGCCTGTACGTCTCCCTCTGCGCTGCCGGTCAGATCGAGGCCCTACGGCTCTCCCTGCGCTTCGTGGGACTGGCCCAGCGTTCCTGGCTGCGCCGCGGGATGATCGTGATGAGCATCGGCGCCTCGCTGGTCCTCCTCTACTGTGGCTGTCGCCTCGCCACCCTTGCCGGCCGCGGCATCGGCCTGGACATGGACGCATTCGACCCCATCGGCTGGGTCTCCGGCGATCTCGGCTCGCTCCTCCAGATCGTCGGCTGGACCTTGCCGGCCTGGGGCGTCCATCTGTCCGCCGCGCACCAGTGGCCGGCGCAGTACCGCGACCACCGGCGCCTGCGTCCGCTGTGGCACGCCGTGTCGGAAGCAGTACCCGCCATCACACTGGACCCGCCGCCGTTCCGCCGCCGCGGCCCCCTGCCACCGCGTGACATCGGCTACTGCCTCTACCGCGCCGTCATCGAGATCCGCGACGGACAACTCGCCCTGCTTCCGTATGCCGACACCGGCGCCGTGCGCCGCCGGGCCGAGGCCCTGCACCTGACCGTCGAGCCCGGCTCGCCGACGGGCGAGGCGCTGTTGCTGCACACCGCCTTACAGGCACGGCGGACCGGCCCGCCGGCACCGCCCACGTCATCGGCATCGTTCCCCCACACGCCGCACGACGACTTCGCGAAGGAAGTGGCCCGGCTCTCCGCGGTCGCCCGCGCCTTCGTCCATGTGGAGGCCCGCGCGCGGCGGTACGGCCCCACCCGCCAGGGGACCGCCTCAGGTCGCGGCGCCCGTCTCGCCCGGTGA